Proteins from one Deinococcus planocerae genomic window:
- the rpoC gene encoding DNA-directed RNA polymerase subunit beta' encodes MKDFNKVRIAIASPAKIREWSFGEVEKPETINYRTLKPEREGLFDERIFGPMKDYECACGKYKRQRYEGKVCERCGVEVTSSKVRRYRMGHIDLATPAAHIWYVKDTPSKIGTLLDLSAGQLEKVLYFSSFLVTQPLNAQKEGRPLKRGELLTDDEYRELRFGRQETYTIPNGQEANVRDGDYVTRGQSLGGNVVSKMDGLAQYRFPRRAEIAYAEQVEASLPLPADVLVEQDAFRAGDILSELEGDVQITSPVDGTAFLVDLGEDSVLIELRDTVAAPEPVEGEEEQEAPKGEILARVYVPHGMNVAVVPGEIVEAGTVLASANAGDRLRVSRDSRLSEVTFPKKKGDVKVGVHWTRRAEYPINPTMHVLVGDGSEVRKGQKVVGAIDKDEEVVAEADGVITLHAPASIIVSKAKVYAYGDEPLVVNGDRVEPGDELADSGNLRSEISGRIEIDLVRKQVRVIESYDFEAKMGAEAVKELLDDLDLDVLEAELGEQMKDSSRHKRAKARKRLEVVRSFKRSGNSPSWMIMETVPVMPPDLRPMVQVDGGRFATSDLNDLYRRLINRNNRLKKLMSQGAPDMIIRNEKRMLQEAVDALIDNGRRGSPVTNPGSDRSLRSLTDLLGGKQGRFRQNLLGKRVDYSGRSVIVVGPQLKLHQCGVPKRMALELFKPFLFKVLEEKGEVTNIKQARKMLERYRDTRDSVWDALEEVIEDKVVLLNRAPTLHRLGIQAFEPVLVEGQSIQLHPLVCEAFNADFDGDQMAIHVPLSAQAQAEARIQMLSAHNLLSPANGEPNVKPSRDIILGIFTLTQLRRDNLGAGSEFGSEQDALAALSDGKVALNTPIKVNGNETSPGRIKYVFSSPDESIMAVERGEIDYQDHVRIRLNGTVYETSAGRVMFRRLVQEALGNQGHLVDTLVNLETAYEKDNLKDMIMGCFKHLGIEATAGLLDALKDSGFKLSTTSGITIGIDDIVLPPNKAELLAEADEKLKSIEQNYEFGFMTEEERYKQVVQLWNDTTDEVKNAVFENFSQNYPFNPLWIMSQSGARGNPQQIRQLAGMRGLMARPDGSTIEVPIKASFREGLTVLEYFISTHGARKGGADTALRTADSGYLTRKLVDVAHEVVVRDVDCGTTDYTVIPLGATDDRTGEWRTRKGSEIETSIYGRTLTADVEVAGRTLPAGQMLSLEDVKAITKDAKAIGEVFVRTPLNCRVKAGVCQRCYGYDLSQAKPVSMGEAVGVVAAESIGEPGTQLTMRTFHTGGVAGGGDITMGLPRVIELFEARKPKNQAVVADRDGVVRIEEEEERYLVRIEAEDEAFSSKTATKISKGLRLVVRDGDRVEAGQPLTRGAVNPHDLLLYRDTDAAQRYLVEEVQRVYRSQGVKVHDKHIEVIVRQMLRYVEITDGGDTDLLEGQTVERWEVDGANEALGEGKTPSSWKPVLLGITKSSLTTKSWLSAASFQHTTHVLTEASMRGQVDDLIGLKENVILGKLIPAGTGLTTVREMQVADERTLEKYGEDSRSPDSVTGTQRYDDTRPGSTPTVPGYAD; translated from the coding sequence GGGCAACTGGAGAAGGTGCTGTACTTCTCCTCCTTCCTGGTGACGCAGCCCCTGAACGCGCAGAAGGAAGGTCGTCCCCTCAAGCGCGGTGAGCTGCTGACCGACGACGAGTACCGCGAACTGCGCTTCGGGCGGCAGGAGACGTACACCATTCCGAACGGGCAGGAGGCCAACGTCCGCGACGGCGACTACGTGACGCGCGGGCAGTCCCTCGGCGGCAATGTCGTCTCGAAGATGGACGGCCTGGCCCAGTACCGCTTCCCCCGTCGCGCCGAGATTGCCTACGCCGAGCAGGTGGAGGCCAGCCTCCCGCTTCCCGCCGACGTGCTGGTGGAGCAGGACGCCTTCCGCGCGGGTGACATCCTCAGCGAACTCGAAGGGGACGTGCAGATCACGAGCCCCGTGGACGGCACCGCCTTCCTCGTGGACCTCGGCGAGGACAGCGTGCTGATCGAGCTGCGCGACACCGTGGCGGCCCCCGAGCCCGTGGAGGGCGAGGAGGAGCAGGAGGCGCCGAAGGGCGAGATCCTGGCCCGCGTGTACGTGCCTCACGGCATGAACGTGGCCGTCGTGCCCGGCGAGATCGTGGAGGCTGGAACCGTGCTGGCGAGCGCCAACGCGGGTGATCGCCTGCGCGTGAGCCGTGACAGCCGCCTCTCGGAAGTCACCTTCCCCAAGAAGAAGGGGGACGTGAAGGTGGGCGTCCACTGGACCCGCCGCGCCGAGTACCCCATCAACCCGACGATGCACGTCCTCGTGGGCGACGGCAGCGAGGTCCGCAAGGGCCAGAAGGTCGTCGGCGCCATCGACAAGGACGAGGAAGTGGTGGCCGAGGCGGACGGCGTGATCACCCTGCACGCTCCCGCGAGCATCATCGTCTCCAAGGCGAAGGTGTACGCCTACGGGGACGAGCCCCTCGTCGTGAACGGCGACCGCGTGGAGCCGGGCGACGAGCTGGCCGACTCCGGCAACCTCCGCTCCGAGATCAGCGGGCGCATCGAGATCGATCTCGTGCGCAAGCAGGTCCGGGTCATCGAGTCCTACGACTTCGAGGCCAAGATGGGCGCCGAGGCGGTCAAGGAACTCCTCGACGACCTCGACCTCGACGTGCTGGAGGCCGAACTCGGCGAGCAGATGAAGGACTCCTCGCGTCACAAGCGCGCCAAGGCCCGCAAGCGGCTGGAGGTCGTGCGGTCCTTCAAGCGCAGCGGCAACAGCCCCTCGTGGATGATCATGGAGACGGTGCCGGTCATGCCGCCCGACCTCCGGCCGATGGTGCAGGTGGACGGAGGTCGCTTCGCCACCTCCGACCTCAACGACCTGTACCGCCGCCTGATCAACCGCAACAACCGCCTCAAGAAGCTGATGAGCCAGGGCGCCCCCGACATGATCATCCGCAACGAGAAGCGGATGCTTCAGGAGGCCGTGGACGCGCTCATCGACAACGGGCGGCGCGGCAGCCCGGTCACCAACCCCGGCTCCGACCGTTCCCTCCGCTCGCTGACCGACCTGCTCGGCGGCAAGCAGGGCCGTTTCCGGCAGAACCTGCTGGGCAAGCGCGTGGACTACTCGGGTCGAAGCGTGATCGTGGTCGGTCCGCAGCTCAAGCTGCACCAGTGCGGCGTGCCGAAGCGCATGGCCCTCGAACTCTTCAAGCCGTTCCTGTTCAAGGTGCTGGAGGAGAAGGGCGAGGTCACCAACATCAAGCAGGCGCGCAAGATGCTGGAGCGCTACCGCGACACCCGCGACAGCGTGTGGGACGCGCTGGAAGAAGTCATCGAGGACAAGGTCGTGCTGCTCAACCGCGCGCCCACCCTGCACCGCCTCGGCATCCAGGCGTTCGAGCCCGTGCTGGTCGAGGGTCAGTCCATCCAGCTCCACCCGCTCGTCTGCGAGGCGTTCAACGCCGACTTCGACGGCGACCAGATGGCGATTCACGTCCCGCTGAGCGCGCAGGCGCAGGCGGAAGCCCGCATCCAGATGCTCAGCGCGCACAACCTGCTCTCGCCCGCGAACGGCGAGCCGAACGTCAAGCCCAGCCGCGACATCATCCTCGGCATCTTCACGCTGACGCAGCTCCGCCGCGACAACCTCGGCGCGGGCAGCGAGTTCGGGAGTGAGCAGGACGCGCTGGCGGCGCTGAGCGATGGCAAGGTCGCGCTGAACACGCCGATCAAGGTGAACGGCAATGAGACCAGCCCCGGGCGTATCAAGTACGTCTTCTCCAGCCCCGACGAGTCGATCATGGCCGTCGAGCGCGGCGAGATCGACTACCAGGACCACGTGCGCATCCGCCTGAACGGCACCGTGTACGAGACCTCCGCCGGGCGCGTGATGTTCCGCCGCCTCGTGCAGGAGGCGCTGGGCAACCAGGGCCACCTCGTGGACACGCTGGTGAACCTGGAGACCGCCTACGAGAAGGACAACCTCAAGGACATGATCATGGGGTGCTTCAAGCACCTCGGGATCGAGGCGACGGCGGGGCTGCTGGACGCGCTGAAGGACAGCGGGTTCAAGCTCTCCACCACCTCGGGCATCACCATCGGCATCGACGACATCGTGCTGCCGCCCAACAAGGCGGAGCTGCTGGCCGAGGCCGACGAGAAGCTCAAGTCCATCGAGCAGAACTACGAGTTCGGCTTCATGACGGAGGAGGAGCGGTACAAGCAGGTCGTACAGCTCTGGAACGACACCACCGACGAGGTGAAGAACGCGGTCTTCGAGAACTTCTCGCAGAACTACCCCTTCAACCCGCTGTGGATCATGTCGCAGTCCGGCGCGCGCGGTAACCCCCAGCAGATCCGTCAGCTCGCGGGGATGCGCGGCCTGATGGCCCGCCCGGACGGCTCGACCATCGAGGTGCCCATCAAGGCGTCCTTCCGCGAGGGCCTGACGGTGCTGGAGTACTTCATCTCTACCCACGGCGCGCGCAAGGGTGGCGCGGACACGGCGCTCCGTACCGCCGACTCCGGCTACCTGACCCGCAAGCTGGTGGACGTGGCCCACGAGGTCGTCGTCCGCGACGTGGACTGCGGCACCACCGACTACACGGTGATTCCGCTGGGCGCGACCGACGACCGCACGGGCGAGTGGCGCACCCGCAAGGGCAGCGAGATCGAGACGAGCATCTACGGTCGCACCCTGACGGCGGACGTGGAGGTCGCGGGCCGGACCCTTCCGGCGGGGCAGATGCTCAGCCTGGAAGATGTCAAGGCGATCACCAAGGACGCCAAGGCCATCGGCGAAGTGTTCGTCCGCACGCCGCTGAACTGCCGCGTGAAGGCGGGCGTGTGCCAGAGGTGCTACGGCTACGACCTCTCGCAGGCCAAGCCCGTCTCCATGGGTGAGGCGGTCGGCGTGGTCGCCGCCGAGTCCATCGGTGAGCCCGGCACGCAGCTCACGATGCGCACCTTCCACACGGGCGGCGTGGCGGGCGGCGGCGATATCACGATGGGTCTGCCCCGCGTGATCGAGCTGTTCGAGGCCAGAAAGCCCAAGAACCAGGCGGTCGTGGCCGACCGTGACGGCGTGGTCCGCATCGAGGAGGAGGAGGAGCGCTACCTCGTGCGCATCGAGGCCGAGGACGAGGCCTTCAGCTCCAAGACCGCGACCAAGATCAGCAAGGGCCTGCGCCTCGTCGTCCGCGACGGCGACCGGGTGGAGGCGGGCCAGCCCCTGACCCGCGGCGCGGTCAACCCACACGACCTCCTGCTCTACCGCGATACCGACGCGGCCCAGCGTTACCTCGTCGAAGAGGTGCAGCGCGTGTACCGCTCGCAGGGCGTGAAGGTGCACGACAAGCACATCGAGGTCATCGTGCGGCAGATGCTGCGTTACGTGGAGATCACCGACGGCGGCGACACCGACCTGCTCGAAGGGCAGACGGTCGAGCGCTGGGAGGTCGATGGGGCGAACGAGGCGCTGGGCGAGGGCAAGACGCCCTCCTCGTGGAAGCCCGTGCTCCTCGGCATCACCAAGAGCAGCCTGACGACCAAGAGCTGGCTGTCGGCGGCGAGCTTCCAGCACACGACCCACGTGCTGACCGAAGCCTCCATGCGCGGCCAGGTGGACGACCTGATCGGCCTGAAGGAGAACGTCATCCTCGGCAAGCTGATCCCGGCGGGCACGGGCCTGACGACCGTCCGCGAGATGCAGGTCGCCGACGAGCGCACGCTGGAGAAGTACGGCGAGGACAGCCGCAGCCCCGACTCGGTGACGGGCACCCAGCGGTACGACGACACCCGGCCCGGCAGCACGCCGACCGTTCCCGGCTACGCGGACTGA
- a CDS encoding DUF2721 domain-containing protein, with product MSAPNPTLSVLAAMITPAVLISGAGTLLMSTSTRLGRTTDRVRHLTARFKVLVSEDGQQEPLAREEKRMIIRQLPRLARRTRIIQRAMTALYVAVALLVLTSILIGSGALVGAAFGLAPVVLAILGAASLAYGALLLSFETRLSARTTHEEMQFLVSLGQHYATLYSDESQKVAREVE from the coding sequence ATGTCCGCGCCCAACCCCACCCTCAGCGTCCTCGCGGCGATGATCACCCCCGCCGTGCTGATCAGCGGCGCGGGCACCCTCCTGATGAGCACGAGCACACGGCTCGGGCGGACCACCGACCGGGTGCGGCACCTCACCGCCCGGTTCAAGGTCCTCGTCTCCGAAGACGGGCAGCAGGAACCGCTGGCGCGCGAGGAGAAGAGGATGATCATCCGCCAGTTGCCCCGTCTCGCCCGCCGCACCCGCATCATCCAGCGGGCGATGACGGCGCTGTACGTGGCGGTCGCCCTTCTCGTGCTGACGAGCATCCTGATCGGCTCGGGGGCGCTGGTAGGGGCAGCGTTCGGCCTCGCTCCGGTGGTGCTCGCCATCCTGGGTGCCGCCTCTCTCGCTTATGGGGCGCTGCTGCTGAGCTTTGAGACGCGGCTCTCGGCACGGACGACGCACGAGGAGATGCAGTTCCTGGTCAGCCTGGGGCAGCACTACGCCACCCTCTACAGCGATGAGTCGCAGAAGGTGGCGCGCGAGGTGGAATAA